The following are encoded in a window of Anomalospiza imberbis isolate Cuckoo-Finch-1a 21T00152 chromosome W, ASM3175350v1, whole genome shotgun sequence genomic DNA:
- the LOC137464272 gene encoding uncharacterized protein — protein MGSGIECILSKFANDTEMCGADNMVEGKNVIQRNLDRLERWVCANLMKFNKAKCKRRRWRPGCPCHSQRFWLPLHCETSWEALAAIGFALPGGVSSLLRKRRRRNHLHNRRVTWLERPPLQLLRSHLRNQCKCMRHPPTPPPPPPRIASACRRVRLSSCPLCFLRQSPPPLRCKRKRQHLHCRQMMRAETRSLLPLRFHLRKWCNCLCLLLLPLLRCPARPHAGTLTVTATKIGNLPPTGGVARWPNAGTDIIPESSLDIAPLSAGSECIGDGPALNPSQVASEQTHLGEPVAPDKRKIGHPSLIGSEQLQQGHTEPSTSPWNTPVFVIKKKSGKWRLLQDLRKINAVMESMGALQPGMPSPTMLPTGWEILIIDLKDCFFTIPLHPDDKPKFTFTVLAINNAEPVQRYQWKVLPQGCRNSPTICRWYVAQALSGVCEQFPDAYCYHYMDDILVAASTQDELLRIQPQLFAALYSYGLQVAPEKVQQHPRKYLGVKILDQTIQHQEVQFTDSIKTLNDTQKLLGVISWLRPYLGLTTTQFPCCIIF, from the exons ATGGGCAGTGGGATTGAGTGCatcctcagcaagtttgccaaTGACACCGAGATGTGTGGTGCGGACAACATGGTGGAGGGAAAGAATGTCATCCAGAGGAAcctggacaggcttgagaggTGGGTCTGTgcaaacctcatgaagttcaacaaggccaagtgcaag CGCCGCAGGTGGCGGCCGGGGTgtccctgccacagccagcGATTCTGGCTCCCCCTGCACTGCGAGACATCATGGGAGGCCCTCGCCGCAATTGGTTTCGCCCTCCCCGGCGGCGTCAGCTCTCTGCTCCGCAAGCG GAGGCGGCGAAACCACCTCCACAACCGGCGAGTGACGTGGCTGGAACGACCGCCCCTTCAGCTCCTCCGTTCCCATCTGCGGAATCAGTGCAAGTGTATGCgccacccccccacccccccacccccccccccccgcatCGCCAGCGCTTGCCGGCGGGTGCGCCTTAGTTCCTGCCCACTTTGTTTCCTCCGCCAGTCCCCCCCTCCTCTGCGGTGCAAGCGCAAGCGGCAGCACCTTCACTGTCGACAAATGATGCGAGCGGAGACGCGATCTCTTCTGCCCCTCCGCTTTCACCTGCGGAAATGGTGCAACTGCCTGTGCCTactcctcctccctctgctgC GCTGTCCCGCCCGCCCCCACGCCGGGACACTGACAGTGACAGCGACAAAGATCggcaacctgccccccaccGGGGGCGTGGCCCGGTGGCCGAATGCCGGCACCGACATCATACCAGAGTCATCACTGGACATTGCCCCCTTGTCGG CAGGAAGTGAGTGTATTGGTGATGGGCCAGCACTGAACCCATCACAGGTGGCTAGTGAGCAGACCCATCTGGGAGAACCAGTGGCCcctgacaaaagaaaaattggtCACCCTTCATTAATTGGTTCAGAACAATTGCAACAGGGACACACTGAGCCTTCTACTAGTCCCTGGAATACTCCTGTCTTTGTGATAaagaaaaaatctgggaaatggagGCTCTTACAGGACCTCCGAAAAATTAATGCAGTGATGGAAAGTATGGGGGCATTGCAGCCTGGTATGCCCTCACCTACCATGCTCCCTACGGGATGGGAAATTTTGATCATTGATTTAAAGGATTGTTTCTTCACAATTCCTTTGCATCCTGATGACAAACCAAAGTTTACCTTTACTGTGCTTGCAATTAACAATGCTGAACCTGTGCAGAGATATCAATGGAAAGTTTTGCCGCAGGGCTGTAGAAACAGCCCGACTATTTGTCGATGGTATGTGGCTCAGGCCTTGTCCGGAGTCTGCGAGCAGTTTCCTGACGCATATTGCTATCACTACATGGACGACATCCTGGTGGCAGCATCCACCCAGGATGAGTTGCTGAGGATACAGCCTCAGCTGTTCGCTGCTCTGTATTCTTATGGGCTGCAAGTGGCTCCGGAGAAGGTTCAACAGCATCCTCGGAAATATTTAGGAGTCAAAATTCTGGATCAAACCATCCAGCATCAAGAGGTGCAATTCACGGATTCTATTAAGACTCTGAATGATACACAGAAATTGCTAGGTGTCATCAGTTGGTTACGTCCTTATTTAGGGCTAACCACGACACAATTTCCCTGCTGCATAATATTTTAA